GGAAAGAACCCGGCAGCTTTAAACGGAAAAAACTATGTACATGAATTGAATAAATATCAGAACAGCAGCGGTAAAAATGGTAACACTCCTACACCGCGCTTTGACAGTAATGCTTCAGCGGCAAATAATATGGCGTTGCTGGGGCTCCATACCTACTGGGGCGGCGGGGATTATCCCATGCAGAATGAATTTCCTTTATACATAGGAGAAGATGTATACATTTCATATCTTCTTAATAGTTATCCAGGGAATGGTTACGTGAGCGGTAATCTAAACGGAATGTGGGGACTTGATACTACAGCAGACAACAGGCTGGTTGTTACCTACTGGATGATGCAGGGACTGTGGGCAGCTGCTGACCCTTCGCAGCTTACAGCTGATAACATAGGAAAATCCATGGCATTTATGGATTCCGAATATGCAAAGACGGGCAGCGAAAACAAGATTACCTCATCCTGCGAGCTTATGGCGGCATATATAATATCAAGGCTTTCCTATGGTGAAGAGGTTGACGATGAAATGTGGCAGAAGCTGGCGGCCTTCCAGTTAGAAGACGGCAGCTACAAGAGAAAGCTTACAGATACCGAGTCCAACAGGGAATCTACAGCCATGGCGCTGATAGCCCTGGGACAAAATGCAGACCCAGAGAAAAAATCCGCCTTTTTAAGACTGTCCTTTAATGACAACGCCGCAAGGGAAAAGGCAAAAGAAGATATTGAAGCTGTGGAAAAGTCTGTGGCCGAAATATCACTGGATGAGGAAAACTTATATCCCCTGCCGACAGTAGGTGAATATACTACAGATATCACCTGGTCCAGCAGCGATACCGTTACTATAGAAGCGGACGGCACAATCCATGCCCCGGCAGAGGGAAGGGATATATCAGTCACCCTTACTGCGGTGGTCAATAAGGGTACGTCCTTTATAAAAAGATATTGGACTTTTGTAATAAAGCCAATGGACCAGCGCTTCCACATGGAAGAAAACTTTGCAAAAACTAAGGAATTCTATCAAAACAAGCATACCCTTGATACCGCATGGGAGCCTATGGCGGTACTTTCCGGAATAGGCAGCCTGGAAGGTTTTGAATTTAACCTGCCCTACTACGGAAAATACTATAGCTTAACCGGAACTGCCGACCGCCGTGCTTCTGAGGCCCTGGCCGCCCTGGACACTATGGCCCGTGGAGGAAACCCGAGAGACTATACCCGCAATATAACCGGTAGCAGCCAGACCGAGCAGGTGGACCTTATACAGCTGATACTGGGCAACCAGCAGCAAAACGGCACTATAGGATATGAGGGTAATTTTGTGTCCGATAGTTCTCACATGTATTATACCCTTGCCCTTGAGGCATATTTCAACGGCAGACCCTGGGGCAGTGAACAGTCCGGCACAAGCTTTGGCCGTATCGGAGCTATAAAGCACATTTTTGATAAAATGATTGATTATCCTTTGACGGGAGGCAGGGCCTACAGCCAAATATTGGCGCCAAATGATTCTACTAACAGGCCAGACTGGTTCCGCTACCATTGCGACCTTGTCATGCTATTATCCCGGCTGGCAGAAGATGAGACACTGTATGAAGAAGGAAAGACGATAGGTAAAAAAGCCCAGGAAGAAATGGAAGGCATTCTTGCCACATTGAAATATCTGTTTGATGAAGGCCTTATTACCAATACAGAGCCTCTGGTCAGGTATGTATCGGCTCTAGTGGCGGCAGGTCAAAAGAATAAGGTGGAGGAATATAAGGTGCTGGAGGTGCTTCGCAATGCCCGGGTGGGAGACGGAAGCTATAGTTACAGTGCAACAGCTGGAGTAAGAGGCTCAAATCCCAGTGGTAATACTGCGGCTACCATTTCCATGATGATGGCCCTGGGGGACCTTCAAAATAACAGGTCCATACTGGCTACCATAACCTTCGATTCCTCCAGCGTAAGCGATGAAGAAGCCGTAAACTCCGATCTGGCGGCACTGTCTGTACCCGAAACCGCCACAGCAAATATTACACTGCCAACGGAAGGCCCCAACGGCAGTACCATAACCTGGACCTCCAGCAAGCCCCAGGTAATATCAACAGGCGGAGTGGTCACCCGTCCCCCCGTGGGCTCTGCAGATGCGATTGTAACTCTTGTAGCTACTGCCACCCGGGGAAGCGTAACCCAGACCAGGGTATTTTCCGTTACCGTGCCGGCTGAAAGGGTCATAAGCGATGAAGAGCTATTACAGGCAGACCTTTTGGAAATATCCATTCCGGAAAGCACCATTAAAAATATCAGCTTGCCTGCTTCGGGAAGGAACGGCAGCGCCATAACCTGGACATCTGATAATGAAGCGGTAATATCGTCAGATGGAGTAGTAACAAGGCCTGCAGCCGGTTCAGCTGACGGCGTGGTAATATTGACAGCTACCGCCGCATTAAATGAAAAGACGGCTTCCAGGGAATTCACCGTAAGTGTGCCTGCTCTAACCAGCGATATAGTAAAGGAAGCGGTCAATACAATAAGGGAGCAGTACAATACGGATAAAGCACTTACAAGCGGTTACTGGGAAGTCTTTGCGGCCAAGTCCGTACTGGGAGATGACTTTGATAAATACAATTTCAGTATATACGACGTGCGCAATCACCGCCAGGAAAGTTCCTGGCAGCCTACGGATTACGGCGCTGTAATACTCATGATACTTTCAATAGGAGAAAACCCATACAACTACAAAGGTACAAATTATGTCCAGGGTCTTTTGAATTATCGTGAAACAAAAAATAACTGGGGACCCTATGCAGCTCCAATATGGTCGGGTATGGCCCTGGAAGCTGCCGGAGTGGATATAAGCGACGCACGCCGGAACGAATATATAGGCTACTGCAGGTCACAGTACAGCGAGCTGACCTACGGTCCGGATATGGCCGGATGGAGCCTTATTGTACTTGCCAACCATCTGAAGAATGAAGACGGTAGTACGAATGACAATATTTTGAATGCCATAAACCAGCTTAAAGCAGCTCTGAAGGCTTCCCAGGTTCAGAGCGGGGAAAAAATAGCCCTGTTCAACACCGGAGGAGTAGAAGGCGGCTCCATAACCATGTCTAACGCCTGTGTGGTCAGCGGCTTTATGGCCCTTAAGGAAGCAGGTCCCAGCGGTTTCGATTTGACAGCCGATGAATGGAAAGTAAACGGCGTAGGTGTAATGGACACATTGTACAACCTGGAAATAAAGGACAGGGAAACTTTCAACCCCCAGCTTGCAATAGCATTTGGGGACGTATATTACAGTGACAGTGTATGGCGCCGTGTGGGCATAACAAAAGACCAGTTTGACGATGTGATAGAAAATGCCGAAGAAATACTTAACGGAAATACCGAAGAGTATACGGAAGCAAGCCTGCAGGCTCTCCAGGCTGCCCTTACCGCAGCACAAGCAATACGCAGCAATGAAACCAAGATGTCAAAGCGCGCCTTCGGCAAGGAATACTTCGACCTTAAAGACGCGGCAAAAGGACTTGTTAAAGCAGGCAGCGCCTCCATAGCGGTAATAGGCGATGCCGACAGAGGTATCATACTTGAAAGGACAGGCCTTGAAGATATAACAGGAAAAACCATAGATGAAATTTTCGGAGCCGCCCTGGATGAAGCACATATAGGCTATACCATGGATAACGGAGTAATATCGGTGATTTCAGGCTTGACAGCAGGAGAGGACTCCGCTTGGTACTGCTATGTAAACGGGGAAAAGGTGATAGCTCCCCTGTCAGCAGCCCAGCTAAATGACGGAGATGAGCTGGTATTCAAATACTGCTCTAATAAAGCAGCCATAGAAGAAGGAGCTACACTGGACGAACACATAGTAACCGAAGAAGCGGTGGCCCTTACAATTGGTGAAAACCTGTCGGAAGTAACCGAAGACCTTACCCTCCCATTGCGGGGAGCTTTTGGCTCGATCATCACCTGGAAAAGCAGCAACACTCAGATAGTTTCCGATGAGGGAAAAGTCACCCGCTATGCTACGGATGAGGAAATAAAGCTTACTGCAAAAATATCCTACGGGGATGCGGAAATGGAAAAGACCTTTGACATAACGGTAAAGTTTATTGAGGGAGGAGCCGGAAATATAACCGTGACATTCAAGCTCATAGGAGACAGCATCCACGGTTCACCGTACACCCATACAAAATATGAAACATGGATAGATGCAACCGAAGTTACGGTGCTGTCGGGAGCAAAAGTATCCGATGTATTTTATAAGGTTCTTGCCGATAACGGGATGGCATATGCCATTGGAAACTCAGAAAACTATATAAGCGGTATCAGGGCTCCGGAAGCCTTTGGAGGCTACTGGCTGGAAGAATTTGATAACGGATCCAAATCCGGCTGGATGTATATGGTCAACGGAGTTCACCCGGGGGTAGGCTTGACAGAAAAAACAATATATGACGGGGATGTGATACTGTGGCATTATACGGACGAGTTCAGGCTTGAAGAAGGCTCGGATACAACATTTACAAAGCGCAAGCTGGGAGAACCTGCTGAGATACCCAGCCTTGACAAGCTAGTAATTTTTGAAGACAATACGGCAATAGTTTTCTATGAAGATTTAATTCCAAGCGATACAACAGTGACATTAAACGATGTAAGCAATACAATCAGTTATCCCGAGTATGCTCCGGGAGATGGAATGGAAGCTGCCGGACCCATAGTCCAGCTGACCATAGACGGTATGGATTTGAGCAATAAAGCGTTATTAAGGCTGGA
This genomic window from Oxobacter pfennigii contains:
- a CDS encoding immunoglobulin-like domain-containing protein; translated protein: MQQKRRKFCTKLISMLLTAVMIIGMLPLSAFAAESPLSISAHPEDAEVKVGQTAAFNVTAEGGDEPYSYQWESNGGTDWEEIEGANSEVYVTSPTVISMNGYKYRCKVTDDSNASVTSDEATLTVEEHASIAISAHPEDAEVKVGQTAAFSVTAEGGDEPYSYQWESNDDTGWEEIEGATSGVYVTSPTVISMDGYKYRCTVTDSSNESATSDEATLTVEEYFSGGKGTESEPYLISSKDDLANLSDYIYNGSVNEESTRFNVMYYKQTADINLGGSSSGSWTPIGRSGTNYVFKGYYDGDKNNITGLYIKNTSTPVTAKIMGLFGYLNGATIKNVNIISPDIEVSGSQQGAAVAGTGALAGAALNSSIQSCTVQGGTIKSDYWAGGLVGLLQASVMGATATVEGCYTDIDVSSSGNAGVGGVVGFINFNNNSKDGVITVKDCYSMGDVSCTHGSKPLIGGVVGGNNQATAIDTGSITIENCYATGTINGKAGNTKGAGIGGITGTPNSSAASSTAQIKNNAAINKEIKNESTPPNTNDEFGRISGVEKSGSFSGNIAWDGMKVKGAAVTGGASDKNGEPKTMAEIKTKSTWEALGFNFTNTWEWDEDLSYPKLKGLPGQNANPFPEAVNLPIISAQPENITVAAGQGAVFSVTASGDSAILAYQWESNDGTGWEEIEEAASVEYTIAAATLEMNGWQYRCVITDINGNVTSNAAVLTVIEESLAEEQLRKVKDFYDANKTLTAPLEATALYGAGVDLSVYNAGSLTENAYYLKDSSGISNIIFAVNPGGINVQGQLALLIMDSIALGKNPAALNGKNYVHELNKYQNSSGKNGNTPTPRFDSNASAANNMALLGLHTYWGGGDYPMQNEFPLYIGEDVYISYLLNSYPGNGYVSGNLNGMWGLDTTADNRLVVTYWMMQGLWAAADPSQLTADNIGKSMAFMDSEYAKTGSENKITSSCELMAAYIISRLSYGEEVDDEMWQKLAAFQLEDGSYKRKLTDTESNRESTAMALIALGQNADPEKKSAFLRLSFNDNAAREKAKEDIEAVEKSVAEISLDEENLYPLPTVGEYTTDITWSSSDTVTIEADGTIHAPAEGRDISVTLTAVVNKGTSFIKRYWTFVIKPMDQRFHMEENFAKTKEFYQNKHTLDTAWEPMAVLSGIGSLEGFEFNLPYYGKYYSLTGTADRRASEALAALDTMARGGNPRDYTRNITGSSQTEQVDLIQLILGNQQQNGTIGYEGNFVSDSSHMYYTLALEAYFNGRPWGSEQSGTSFGRIGAIKHIFDKMIDYPLTGGRAYSQILAPNDSTNRPDWFRYHCDLVMLLSRLAEDETLYEEGKTIGKKAQEEMEGILATLKYLFDEGLITNTEPLVRYVSALVAAGQKNKVEEYKVLEVLRNARVGDGSYSYSATAGVRGSNPSGNTAATISMMMALGDLQNNRSILATITFDSSSVSDEEAVNSDLAALSVPETATANITLPTEGPNGSTITWTSSKPQVISTGGVVTRPPVGSADAIVTLVATATRGSVTQTRVFSVTVPAERVISDEELLQADLLEISIPESTIKNISLPASGRNGSAITWTSDNEAVISSDGVVTRPAAGSADGVVILTATAALNEKTASREFTVSVPALTSDIVKEAVNTIREQYNTDKALTSGYWEVFAAKSVLGDDFDKYNFSIYDVRNHRQESSWQPTDYGAVILMILSIGENPYNYKGTNYVQGLLNYRETKNNWGPYAAPIWSGMALEAAGVDISDARRNEYIGYCRSQYSELTYGPDMAGWSLIVLANHLKNEDGSTNDNILNAINQLKAALKASQVQSGEKIALFNTGGVEGGSITMSNACVVSGFMALKEAGPSGFDLTADEWKVNGVGVMDTLYNLEIKDRETFNPQLAIAFGDVYYSDSVWRRVGITKDQFDDVIENAEEILNGNTEEYTEASLQALQAALTAAQAIRSNETKMSKRAFGKEYFDLKDAAKGLVKAGSASIAVIGDADRGIILERTGLEDITGKTIDEIFGAALDEAHIGYTMDNGVISVISGLTAGEDSAWYCYVNGEKVIAPLSAAQLNDGDELVFKYCSNKAAIEEGATLDEHIVTEEAVALTIGENLSEVTEDLTLPLRGAFGSIITWKSSNTQIVSDEGKVTRYATDEEIKLTAKISYGDAEMEKTFDITVKFIEGGAGNITVTFKLIGDSIHGSPYTHTKYETWIDATEVTVLSGAKVSDVFYKVLADNGMAYAIGNSENYISGIRAPEAFGGYWLEEFDNGSKSGWMYMVNGVHPGVGLTEKTIYDGDVILWHYTDEFRLEEGSDTTFTKRKLGEPAEIPSLDKLVIFEDNTAIVFYEDLIPSDTTVTLNDVSNTISYPEYAPGDGMEAAGPIVQLTIDGMDLSNKALLRLDVSSGVSDISEVSVYRFDPAKGEWIRIASDYPEAMGKMLAPISGSGVYGVFKSQDTEPSDFIVERIGEGSFKNGEDANVTVSMTNNGNSSQQATLIICLYDIENGKNEMINYAYASKQVAAKEVVRLTGGFTIPDTGTHKVKVFVWDTFEGMEQLAEPILIEVADN